In a single window of the Sphingosinicella microcystinivorans genome:
- a CDS encoding NAD(P)/FAD-dependent oxidoreductase, with translation MSTSDVLIVGAGQAAAQAAISLRMANFAGSITMVGAEALPPYERPPLSKDYLAGEKEAARLLLRPETFWADKNVTLHLGTRVVAVNPEARTATTDAGEHLGYGDLIWAAGGSPRPLPLPGADSHNVHMIRTIADVDALRADLEGRGPVVIVGGGYIGLEAAAVLIKLGHKVTLLEALPRVLARVAGEAVSRFYEEEHRAHGVDLRLSAAVEALETEGGRVTAVRLAGGERLPAAAVIVGIGLVPSVEPLIAAGASGGNGVDVDAFCRTTLPHIYAIGDCACHENRFAGGAKIRLESVQNAVDQAKTAVASILGDPQPYTATPWFWSNQYDLRLQTVGLSTGHDATALRGDPGARSFSLIYLKGGRVIALDCINAAKDFIQGRALVEKAAVIDPARLADAGTPLKELLASS, from the coding sequence GTGAGCACAAGCGACGTTCTGATCGTGGGCGCGGGCCAGGCCGCCGCCCAGGCCGCCATCAGCCTGCGGATGGCGAATTTTGCGGGCAGCATCACGATGGTCGGCGCCGAGGCGCTCCCCCCCTATGAGCGGCCGCCGCTCTCCAAGGACTATCTTGCCGGGGAGAAGGAAGCCGCCCGGCTGCTGCTCCGGCCTGAGACCTTTTGGGCCGACAAGAATGTGACGCTGCATCTCGGCACGCGCGTCGTCGCGGTGAACCCCGAGGCCCGCACGGCGACCACCGACGCGGGCGAGCATCTCGGCTACGGCGACCTCATCTGGGCGGCGGGCGGCAGCCCGCGCCCCCTGCCCTTGCCCGGCGCCGACAGCCACAACGTCCACATGATCCGCACCATCGCCGATGTCGACGCGCTGCGCGCCGATCTCGAAGGCAGAGGCCCGGTCGTCATCGTCGGTGGCGGCTACATCGGCCTTGAGGCGGCGGCCGTGCTCATCAAGCTCGGCCACAAGGTCACGCTGCTCGAAGCGCTGCCGCGCGTGCTCGCGCGCGTCGCCGGGGAAGCCGTGTCGCGCTTCTATGAGGAGGAGCACCGCGCGCACGGCGTCGACCTGCGCCTCTCCGCCGCCGTCGAGGCGCTGGAAACCGAGGGCGGACGCGTCACGGCGGTACGCCTCGCCGGCGGCGAGCGCCTGCCCGCCGCCGCGGTGATCGTCGGCATCGGCCTCGTGCCTTCCGTCGAGCCGCTGATCGCGGCGGGTGCGAGCGGCGGCAACGGCGTCGATGTTGACGCCTTCTGCCGCACCACCCTGCCCCACATCTACGCCATCGGCGACTGCGCCTGCCACGAGAACCGCTTCGCGGGCGGCGCGAAAATCCGCCTCGAATCGGTGCAGAACGCCGTGGATCAGGCGAAGACCGCCGTCGCCTCCATTCTCGGCGATCCGCAGCCCTACACGGCGACGCCGTGGTTCTGGTCCAACCAGTACGATCTCCGCCTCCAGACCGTGGGCCTCTCCACGGGCCACGACGCGACCGCGCTGCGCGGCGATCCGGGCGCGCGCAGCTTCAGCCTTATCTATTTGAAGGGTGGCCGGGTCATCGCGCTCGATTGCATCAATGCGGCGAAGGATTTCATTCAGGGCCGCGCGCTCGTCGAGAAAGCGGCCGTCATCGACCCTGCCCGGCTGGCCGACGCCGGCACGCCGCTGAAGGAACTCCTCGCCTCGTCTTGA
- a CDS encoding alpha/beta fold hydrolase, which yields MASEAVAPVGSKVWLWVRRVAVGLAGVLLLLVLAGAVYEFFARRSAASAYPPPGRLVDIGGRRIHLDCRGSGAPVVILESGLDVNGSLAWYKVHDALAKKTRTCAYDRAGIMWSDPSNGVRDGDHVARDLHAALTAADIDGPLVLVGHSLGGPYIMNYTRQFGGAVKGLVFVDASHPDQLEKLVPPGKEKMKVELPVAVRALSALAWAGLPRVLSGALSPEEDSAVTPARNAYTPTSLPRMIDELESLEITLRQAGTFRTLSDRPLVVLSGAKPYPKAVLAAQGLSEAEGRAQLARWLDLHRDEARWSTQSRHEILPDAGHYVQMDRPDSVINAVNGVVDQVRAGVED from the coding sequence ATGGCATCCGAAGCTGTCGCGCCTGTCGGCTCGAAAGTCTGGTTGTGGGTTCGCCGTGTCGCCGTCGGCCTCGCCGGCGTGCTCCTGCTGCTGGTGCTCGCTGGCGCCGTGTACGAGTTTTTCGCGCGTCGCAGCGCCGCCTCGGCCTATCCGCCGCCCGGCAGGCTTGTCGATATCGGGGGGCGCAGGATCCATCTCGATTGCCGGGGGAGCGGCGCCCCGGTGGTGATCCTGGAATCGGGGCTCGACGTGAACGGATCGCTGGCGTGGTACAAGGTCCACGATGCGCTCGCGAAAAAGACGCGGACATGCGCGTATGATCGCGCCGGGATCATGTGGAGCGACCCGTCGAACGGCGTGCGGGACGGCGATCATGTCGCCCGCGATCTTCACGCGGCCCTGACGGCTGCGGACATCGACGGCCCGCTCGTTCTCGTCGGCCATTCGCTGGGCGGGCCCTACATCATGAACTACACGCGCCAGTTCGGCGGGGCGGTGAAGGGGCTGGTCTTCGTGGATGCTTCCCATCCCGATCAGCTCGAGAAGCTGGTCCCGCCCGGCAAGGAGAAGATGAAGGTCGAACTGCCCGTCGCCGTCCGCGCGCTGAGCGCGCTTGCCTGGGCGGGGCTGCCGCGCGTCCTGTCGGGCGCGTTGTCGCCGGAGGAGGACAGCGCGGTCACGCCCGCGCGCAATGCCTACACGCCGACCAGCCTGCCCCGCATGATCGACGAGCTGGAATCGCTGGAAATCACGCTTCGTCAGGCGGGCACGTTCAGAACCCTCAGCGATCGGCCGCTGGTCGTCCTGTCCGGCGCGAAACCGTATCCGAAGGCGGTGCTGGCGGCGCAGGGCCTCAGCGAGGCGGAGGGCCGCGCCCAACTGGCACGATGGCTCGATCTCCACCGCGACGAGGCGCGCTGGTCGACGCAGTCGAGGCACGAAATCCTTCCGGACGCCGGGCACTATGTCCAGATGGATCGCCCGGATTCCGTCATCAACGCCGTGAACGGGGTCGTGGATCAGGTCCGTGCCGGGGTGGAGGACTGA
- a CDS encoding isoaspartyl peptidase/L-asparaginase family protein has translation MQDWTLLIHGGAGVMERCRMTPGRDAAQRAGLSAALGAGKAVLAAGGSALDAVEAAVKVLEDDPGFNAGRGAVFTYEGVNELDAAVMDGRNRAAGAVAGLTRTRNPITAARAVMEKSPHVMLQGPGADRFARERGLDQVDPSYFRTEERWQQLRQMKENTKTGAAFDAEVKYGTVGAVAKDVHGNLAAATSTGGLTGKRWGRVGDSPVLGAGTYADNRGCAVSATGSGEYYIRVGVAHEICARMRFGKEDVQTAADAVQAEVKALGGAGGVIAVAPDGTSAFSFNTPGMYRGRATSGGEFAVQIYGDEE, from the coding sequence ATGCAGGACTGGACGCTTCTCATCCACGGCGGCGCCGGCGTGATGGAGCGCTGCAGGATGACACCCGGGCGGGATGCCGCGCAGCGGGCCGGGCTTTCCGCGGCGCTGGGCGCGGGCAAGGCCGTGCTCGCCGCGGGCGGCAGCGCGCTCGATGCCGTGGAAGCCGCCGTGAAGGTTCTGGAAGACGACCCCGGCTTCAACGCGGGCCGCGGCGCCGTTTTCACCTATGAAGGCGTCAACGAGCTTGACGCCGCCGTCATGGACGGGCGGAACCGTGCAGCGGGCGCGGTCGCGGGCCTCACCCGCACGCGCAACCCGATCACCGCCGCGCGCGCCGTGATGGAAAAGAGCCCGCACGTCATGCTGCAAGGCCCCGGCGCGGACCGCTTCGCGCGCGAACGCGGCCTCGATCAGGTCGACCCGTCGTATTTCCGCACCGAGGAGCGCTGGCAGCAACTCCGGCAGATGAAGGAGAACACGAAGACCGGCGCGGCGTTCGATGCTGAGGTGAAATACGGCACCGTGGGCGCGGTCGCGAAGGACGTTCACGGCAACCTCGCCGCCGCCACCTCCACGGGCGGTCTCACCGGCAAGCGCTGGGGGCGCGTCGGCGATTCGCCGGTGCTCGGCGCGGGCACCTATGCGGACAACCGCGGCTGCGCCGTCTCGGCGACGGGCTCCGGCGAATATTACATCCGTGTTGGTGTGGCGCACGAGATCTGCGCGCGGATGCGCTTCGGCAAGGAAGACGTGCAGACCGCCGCCGACGCGGTGCAGGCCGAGGTGAAGGCGCTCGGCGGCGCGGGCGGCGTCATCGCCGTCGCACCGGACGGCACGTCGGCCTTTTCCTTCAACACGCCCGGCATGTATCGCGGGCGGGCCACGTCGGGCGGCGAATTCGCCGTTCAAATCTATGGGGATGAAGAGTGA
- a CDS encoding acyl carrier protein, whose translation MNADTASHADQMRRILVEVLGVPAATATALDAASPLFGALPEIDSMAVAGLLTEIEDRFGIVIDDDEIDAELFATFGNLVGFVERKAAA comes from the coding sequence ATGAACGCCGACACCGCTTCCCACGCCGACCAGATGCGGCGCATTCTCGTCGAGGTGCTGGGCGTGCCCGCTGCGACGGCCACCGCGCTCGACGCCGCCTCGCCGCTGTTCGGCGCGCTGCCCGAGATCGATTCGATGGCGGTCGCCGGCCTTCTCACCGAGATCGAGGACCGCTTCGGCATCGTGATCGACGACGACGAGATCGACGCGGAACTCTTCGCGACCTTCGGCAATCTCGTCGGCTTCGTCGAGCGGAAGGCCGCCGCCTAG
- a CDS encoding hydrolase 1, exosortase A system-associated: MMRPLVIRCESTALAAALHPARGAHGTLIVSGGVQTRAGPHRLFTRLAEALAARGMPTLRFDRRGVGDSEGGDAGFLGSEADIAAAAAALRREGGADGTTGIGLCDGAAALALFGAGAGIDRLVLINPWSFDGAVAEMPAAAQRERTARRLRSPGAWLRVLTGQVDIVGALRSVFARPEPATEQKLAARLVAALNAFQGPVFVVLSRSDATARAFGELLPHLGAHVRTRWIENADHTFTRPEAQEALLAAIGDFLKD, from the coding sequence ATGATGCGGCCGCTCGTCATCCGCTGCGAGAGCACCGCACTCGCCGCCGCGCTGCATCCCGCGCGCGGCGCGCATGGCACGCTCATCGTCTCGGGCGGCGTGCAGACGCGCGCCGGGCCGCACCGGCTGTTCACGCGGCTTGCCGAGGCACTCGCCGCGCGTGGTATGCCGACGCTCCGCTTCGACCGGCGCGGCGTCGGCGACAGCGAAGGGGGGGATGCAGGCTTCCTCGGCAGCGAAGCCGACATCGCGGCAGCCGCCGCCGCGCTTCGCCGGGAAGGCGGCGCCGACGGCACGACTGGTATCGGACTCTGCGACGGCGCCGCGGCGCTCGCCCTGTTCGGCGCCGGGGCCGGGATCGACCGTCTCGTCCTCATCAATCCGTGGAGCTTCGACGGCGCCGTCGCCGAAATGCCCGCCGCCGCGCAGCGCGAACGCACGGCGCGGCGTCTCAGAAGCCCCGGCGCGTGGCTGCGCGTCCTCACCGGGCAGGTCGACATCGTGGGCGCGCTGCGTTCGGTCTTCGCCCGGCCCGAACCGGCGACCGAACAGAAGCTCGCCGCGCGCCTCGTCGCCGCGCTCAACGCGTTTCAGGGTCCGGTCTTCGTCGTCCTCTCCCGAAGCGACGCCACCGCCCGGGCCTTCGGCGAACTGCTGCCGCACCTCGGCGCGCATGTCCGCACGCGATGGATCGAAAACGCCGACCATACCTTCACGCGGCCGGAGGCGCAGGAGGCGCTGCTCGCCGCGATCGGCGATTTCCTGAAAGACTGA
- a CDS encoding IS701 family transposase, giving the protein MDADWMGDLERWLEPFLNGLGHKARRRMCPAYIAGLIGPGDRKSIQPMAARDDAISYDRLHHFIGAGLWDSKPLEAALWQHAEGLVGGEDAWLIIDDTALPKKGMSSVGVAPQYASALGKRANCQTLVSTTLANGEVPVMLSLRLFLPESWMGDDARMAKAGVPQGYRQPRTKPEIAIEEIDRIIAAGVRFGCVLADAGYGLSASFRQALSTRELCWAVGIPKHQKVYPADVELVFPVAGRGRPRQRHVPDCKSIAAHLILEGARWRQVSWRRGTKRRLSARFAAMRVRIADGAPQRIGSMGSQHMPGEEAWLVGEHRSNEERKYYLSNLPADTPIKKLAGAIKARWICEQAHQQLKEELGLDHFEGRSWTGLHRHALMTMIAYAFLQSRRLAAAGREKKNRRPAATAQLASSQASHP; this is encoded by the coding sequence ATGGACGCGGATTGGATGGGCGACCTCGAGCGCTGGCTTGAGCCGTTTCTCAACGGGCTGGGGCACAAGGCGCGGCGTCGGATGTGCCCCGCTTATATCGCCGGATTGATCGGTCCGGGCGATCGCAAGAGCATCCAGCCGATGGCGGCGCGCGACGATGCGATCAGCTACGACCGGCTGCATCATTTCATTGGTGCCGGACTGTGGGACAGCAAGCCGCTTGAGGCAGCGCTGTGGCAGCATGCCGAGGGACTGGTCGGCGGTGAGGATGCTTGGCTGATCATCGACGATACAGCCTTGCCGAAGAAGGGCATGAGTTCGGTCGGCGTTGCTCCCCAATATGCATCGGCGCTGGGCAAGAGAGCCAACTGTCAGACACTGGTTTCCACGACTCTCGCGAACGGTGAAGTGCCTGTCATGCTGAGCTTGCGCCTCTTTCTACCCGAGAGCTGGATGGGTGACGACGCGCGGATGGCGAAGGCCGGCGTACCGCAAGGGTATCGCCAGCCCAGGACCAAACCGGAAATCGCGATCGAGGAGATCGACCGGATCATCGCGGCCGGTGTGCGATTTGGCTGCGTGCTTGCCGATGCCGGCTATGGGCTTTCAGCGTCATTCCGACAGGCCTTGAGTACGCGGGAACTGTGCTGGGCGGTGGGCATTCCCAAGCACCAGAAAGTTTATCCTGCCGATGTGGAACTGGTCTTCCCTGTCGCTGGCCGCGGGCGGCCGCGTCAACGCCACGTTCCCGACTGCAAGTCGATCGCTGCCCATCTAATATTGGAAGGTGCCAGATGGCGGCAGGTCAGTTGGCGGCGTGGCACGAAGCGACGTCTCTCCGCCCGCTTTGCGGCGATGCGGGTGCGAATCGCTGACGGGGCGCCGCAACGTATCGGCAGTATGGGATCGCAGCATATGCCCGGCGAAGAGGCTTGGCTGGTGGGCGAGCATCGCTCGAATGAAGAACGCAAATATTATCTCTCGAACCTTCCTGCCGATACGCCGATCAAGAAGTTGGCCGGTGCCATCAAGGCCCGCTGGATCTGCGAACAGGCCCATCAGCAACTCAAGGAAGAGCTGGGGCTCGACCACTTCGAAGGTCGATCATGGACTGGCTTGCACCGACACGCGCTCATGACAATGATCGCCTATGCCTTCCTCCAATCCCGCCGCCTCGCAGCAGCGGGGCGGGAAAAAAAGAATCGGCGGCCCGCCGCCACAGCCCAGCTTGCCAGCAGTCAGGCAAGCCATCCTTGA
- a CDS encoding NAD(P)H-dependent flavin oxidoreductase gives MPALFHGRLSIPVIGSPLFIISNPDLVIAQCRAGVVGSFPSLNARPLPQFEEWLQRLTTELTDKDAPYAVNLIVHKSNDRLMDDLALCVKYKVPLVITSLGAREDVNAAIHSYGGLVFHDVITNAFARKAVEKGADGLIPVAAGAGGHAGTLSPFALVQEIREWFDGPIALSGAIATGNAVLAAQAMGADFGYIGSAFIATTEARADERYKQMIVESHASDIVYTNLFTGVHGNYLAPSIVKAGLDPANLPTSDPSKMDFGSGGNTGAKAWKDIWGCGQGIGAVQTVVPAAELVARLKREYDAARAKLCAA, from the coding sequence ATGCCGGCGCTTTTCCACGGGCGGCTCTCGATCCCGGTGATCGGATCGCCGCTGTTCATCATCTCGAACCCCGATCTCGTCATCGCGCAGTGCCGCGCAGGCGTCGTCGGCAGCTTCCCGTCGCTGAACGCCCGGCCGCTGCCGCAGTTCGAGGAATGGCTGCAACGCCTGACAACCGAGCTGACGGACAAGGACGCGCCCTACGCGGTCAACCTCATCGTCCACAAGTCGAACGACCGGCTGATGGACGATCTCGCGCTCTGCGTGAAATACAAGGTGCCGCTCGTCATCACCTCGCTCGGCGCGCGGGAGGACGTGAACGCCGCGATCCACAGCTACGGCGGCCTCGTCTTCCACGACGTCATCACCAACGCCTTCGCGCGCAAAGCCGTCGAAAAGGGCGCTGACGGCCTGATTCCCGTCGCCGCGGGCGCCGGCGGCCATGCCGGCACGCTCTCCCCCTTCGCGCTCGTTCAGGAAATCCGCGAATGGTTCGACGGGCCGATCGCCCTCTCCGGTGCCATCGCCACGGGCAATGCCGTCCTCGCCGCGCAGGCGATGGGCGCGGATTTCGGCTATATCGGCTCCGCCTTCATCGCCACCACGGAAGCGCGCGCCGACGAGCGCTACAAGCAGATGATCGTGGAAAGCCACGCGTCAGACATCGTCTACACCAACCTCTTCACCGGCGTGCACGGCAACTACCTCGCCCCGTCCATCGTGAAGGCGGGCCTCGATCCCGCGAACCTGCCGACCAGCGACCCTTCGAAGATGGACTTCGGCAGCGGCGGCAACACCGGGGCCAAGGCGTGGAAGGACATCTGGGGCTGCGGCCAGGGCATCGGCGCAGTGCAGACCGTGGTGCCCGCCGCCGAGCTCGTCGCGCGCCTGAAACGCGAATACGACGCCGCCAGGGCGAAACTCTGCGCCGCCTGA
- a CDS encoding DUF3775 domain-containing protein: protein MELTISLEEVCRIVLRAREYDAQVPAVDPDDSSNMADDNAVDVLEDSSNTSVEEELRSMIEDLNDDEQTELYTLMLVGAGDYDAAEWDEALATVTEEISDIPEALMRTPMLASLLETGLAAFGLDCDGVGQQS, encoded by the coding sequence ATGGAACTGACGATTTCGCTCGAAGAGGTGTGCCGCATCGTGCTGAGGGCGCGCGAGTACGACGCGCAGGTCCCCGCCGTCGACCCCGACGACAGCTCCAACATGGCCGACGACAATGCCGTGGACGTCCTCGAGGATTCCTCGAACACCTCCGTCGAGGAAGAGCTTCGCAGCATGATCGAGGACCTGAACGACGACGAGCAGACCGAGCTCTACACGCTGATGCTGGTGGGCGCGGGCGATTATGACGCCGCGGAATGGGATGAAGCCCTCGCCACCGTCACCGAGGAGATTTCAGACATCCCCGAGGCCCTGATGCGCACCCCCATGCTGGCGTCCCTGCTGGAGACCGGCCTTGCGGCGTTCGGTCTGGATTGCGACGGGGTTGGGCAGCAGAGCTAG